The following coding sequences are from one Streptomyces sp. NBC_01431 window:
- a CDS encoding cation:proton antiporter domain-containing protein, with translation MIFVLIVITAAVAGWSLVAGRLERWHVRAPLVLVLAGAITGVFTQSHLAATMNSEVAQHVAEVILAVLLFVDATELPGGRLFGHDPGSAARALLVAMPLSLLMTVLLGMWLLPGLPLVVLLLIACIVVPTDFAPAETLVRDRRIPEKVRSVLNVESGYNDGIISPLFLFALILAGSTSQPRTPMEALGTAGPFAVKALVVGGVVGALVAWLMNLADRADWTTGQSRRALVLITPLFAYTSTVAVDGNGFVAAFVCGIAFRYVRQAPARRHGAPAPAASDFQLIEDTNSMLTMVMWFFFGNAVVLALSEGIGWGTLVLCVAALTVVRILPILFAFLGSRFSWRERLMVGALGPRGTTSIVFGLLAFNALPLGPYADTALDAMTLAVLGSVLLHGGGSRGITRLLAAEPTPAPPRPALPGTTESARPTTG, from the coding sequence ATGATTTTTGTCCTGATAGTGATTACCGCCGCGGTGGCCGGGTGGTCGCTCGTCGCTGGGCGGCTGGAGCGGTGGCACGTGCGGGCGCCCCTTGTGCTGGTGCTGGCGGGCGCCATCACCGGCGTGTTCACCCAAAGCCACCTCGCTGCCACGATGAACTCCGAGGTCGCCCAGCACGTGGCGGAGGTCATCCTGGCGGTCCTGTTGTTCGTCGACGCCACGGAGCTGCCGGGCGGACGGCTCTTCGGTCACGACCCCGGCTCGGCCGCGCGGGCGTTGCTGGTGGCCATGCCTCTGAGCTTGCTCATGACAGTCCTGCTGGGAATGTGGCTGCTGCCGGGGTTGCCACTCGTGGTGCTGCTGCTGATCGCGTGCATCGTCGTTCCGACGGACTTCGCCCCGGCCGAGACCCTCGTACGCGATCGACGCATCCCCGAGAAGGTGCGCAGCGTCCTCAACGTCGAGAGCGGCTACAACGACGGGATCATCTCGCCGCTCTTCCTGTTCGCGCTGATCCTGGCCGGGTCAACGTCCCAGCCGCGCACCCCTATGGAGGCGCTGGGCACCGCTGGGCCGTTCGCGGTGAAGGCGCTCGTGGTCGGCGGCGTGGTGGGGGCGCTGGTCGCGTGGCTCATGAACCTGGCCGACCGCGCGGACTGGACGACCGGGCAGTCCCGGCGGGCGCTCGTGCTGATCACACCGCTGTTCGCCTACACCTCGACGGTGGCGGTGGACGGGAACGGCTTCGTGGCCGCGTTCGTGTGCGGGATCGCCTTCCGGTACGTTCGGCAGGCACCGGCCCGACGGCATGGCGCTCCGGCTCCGGCCGCCTCCGACTTCCAGCTCATCGAGGACACCAACTCGATGTTGACCATGGTCATGTGGTTCTTCTTCGGAAACGCCGTGGTGCTCGCCCTGAGCGAGGGCATCGGATGGGGCACGCTGGTGCTCTGTGTCGCCGCACTCACCGTCGTGCGGATCCTGCCGATCCTGTTCGCCTTCCTTGGCTCCCGGTTCAGCTGGCGCGAAAGGCTCATGGTCGGCGCGCTCGGTCCGCGGGGCACGACCTCCATCGTGTTCGGCCTCCTGGCCTTCAACGCTCTACCGCTCGGGCCGTACGCCGACACCGCCCTCGACGCCATGACGCTTGCCGTGCTCGGCAGCGTCCTGCTTCACGGAGGCGGCTCAAGGGGTATCACGCGGCTCCTGGCGGCAGAACCGACTCCCGCACCACCGCGCCCTGCACTGCCGGGCACGACTGAATCGGCGCGGCCCACCACAGGCTGA
- a CDS encoding ABC transporter ATP-binding protein — MNTASDPSTTGAEPLSARETFKALYAYARPHRWVIALGLLCALIGAAGGLLQPLATKALVDRLQSGQTIATILLSLTALLLVGMVSEALGTYVLERTAHSVVLSARRSLIGRLLRLRLTEVERIPPGDLMSRVTSDTTLLRAVTTRAIVSGATGAVAFVAAIVMMAVLDAVLLGVTFGVLLLVGMGVALVMPKISQATERSQEAVGELSSGLERAFGAFRTVKASGAEEREIARMQAAAQRAWQHGVESAKWEAVASSAHEIGLQLAFLAVLGVGGARVASGDIPVSTLIAFLLYLFYLMEPVYKLVDAATEYQEGAAAISRITQADRLSAEPPAQQRAATPAAVSRPASVRFEDVSFRYRPDLAPVHHEVSFEVPGGGMTAFVGPSGAGKSTVFALIERFYEATGGRVLVDGEDVRDWSLPELRSAIGYVEQEAPVLAGTLRENLIFAAPGASDDDIREALTRAKLDSLVERLPDGLETLVGHRGSKLSGGERQRVAIARALLRRPRLLLLDEATSQLDAVNELALRDVIAEVARETTVLVVAHRLSTVVNAARIIVMEAGRVRSVGTHEDLVAQDGLYAQLAATQLLAPAQ; from the coding sequence GTGAATACCGCATCCGACCCGTCGACGACGGGTGCTGAGCCCCTGTCGGCGCGTGAGACGTTCAAGGCGCTGTACGCGTATGCCCGGCCGCACCGGTGGGTCATCGCGCTCGGTCTGCTGTGCGCGCTGATCGGAGCCGCGGGCGGGCTGCTCCAGCCGCTGGCCACGAAGGCGCTGGTCGACAGGCTCCAATCAGGGCAGACCATCGCCACGATCCTGCTGTCCCTCACCGCGCTGCTGCTGGTGGGCATGGTGTCCGAGGCGCTCGGTACCTACGTGCTCGAACGGACGGCGCATTCGGTCGTGTTGTCCGCCCGGCGCTCCCTCATCGGACGGCTGCTGCGGCTGCGGCTCACGGAGGTGGAGCGGATTCCGCCGGGCGATCTGATGTCCCGGGTCACCTCCGACACGACGCTGTTGCGCGCGGTCACCACGCGGGCGATCGTCTCGGGAGCCACGGGCGCGGTGGCGTTCGTTGCGGCGATCGTGATGATGGCGGTGCTCGATGCCGTGCTGCTGGGGGTGACGTTCGGCGTGCTGCTGCTGGTCGGCATGGGCGTCGCCCTGGTCATGCCCAAGATCTCGCAGGCCACCGAGCGTTCACAGGAGGCGGTCGGGGAGCTCTCCAGCGGCCTTGAGCGGGCCTTCGGGGCGTTCCGTACAGTCAAGGCCTCCGGTGCCGAGGAGCGGGAGATCGCTCGCATGCAGGCAGCGGCGCAGCGGGCCTGGCAGCACGGCGTGGAGAGCGCGAAGTGGGAAGCGGTGGCGTCGTCGGCGCACGAGATCGGCCTGCAACTGGCGTTCCTCGCCGTGCTCGGGGTCGGCGGGGCGCGGGTGGCGTCCGGGGACATACCCGTGTCCACCCTCATCGCCTTCCTGCTCTACCTCTTCTACCTGATGGAGCCGGTGTACAAGCTGGTCGACGCGGCGACCGAGTACCAGGAGGGGGCGGCCGCGATCTCCCGGATCACGCAGGCCGATCGTCTGTCGGCCGAGCCGCCCGCACAGCAGCGGGCCGCCACCCCGGCAGCGGTGTCCCGCCCGGCGTCGGTCCGCTTCGAGGACGTCTCCTTCCGCTACCGTCCCGACCTCGCGCCCGTCCATCACGAGGTGAGCTTCGAGGTGCCGGGGGGCGGGATGACGGCCTTCGTCGGCCCCTCGGGCGCGGGCAAGTCGACGGTCTTCGCGCTCATCGAGCGGTTCTACGAGGCGACCGGCGGCCGAGTCCTGGTCGACGGCGAGGACGTACGCGACTGGTCCCTGCCCGAACTGCGCTCCGCCATCGGCTATGTGGAGCAGGAAGCCCCCGTACTGGCCGGCACGCTCCGCGAGAACCTGATCTTCGCAGCGCCTGGCGCGAGCGATGACGACATCCGCGAGGCCCTGACCCGGGCGAAGCTCGACAGCCTCGTCGAGCGCCTCCCCGATGGACTGGAGACCCTGGTCGGACACCGCGGTTCCAAGCTGTCGGGCGGTGAGCGCCAGCGCGTCGCCATCGCCCGCGCCCTGTTGCGGAGGCCCCGGCTGTTGCTCCTGGACGAGGCGACGTCGCAGCTGGATGCGGTCAACGAGCTGGCCCTGCGGGACGTCATCGCCGAGGTGGCACGCGAGACCACCGTGCTGGTGGTCGCCCACCGCCTGTCGACGGTGGTCAACGCGGCCCGGATCATCGTGATGGAGGCCGGACGGGTACGGTCCGTGGGCACCCATGAGGACCTGGTGGCCCAGGACGGTCTGTACGCACAGCTGGCGGCCACTCAGCTCCTGGCCCCCGCGCAGTGA